A single region of the Cinclus cinclus chromosome 10, bCinCin1.1, whole genome shotgun sequence genome encodes:
- the RNF168 gene encoding E3 ubiquitin-protein ligase RNF168 produces the protein MSKKSKAPLSLSDCLCQICMEIFVEPVTLPCSHTLCNSCFQMTVEKASLCCPFCRRRVSSWARYNTRRNTLINWELWEKIQKNYPEECERRINGQDLDEEICVPKPQHQLSKPGELRQEYEAEISKVEAERRAHEQEENKASEEYIQRLLAEEEEEHRLAEERRKEMEKQLKQDEELAWQLSNSLNEDPEEHVPGGPSPAHSLSLQASPLNLSKAKNKPSNSGDIQKYLSPKNYGVLGSASFSSSTGRGRNNSISVETNGNEGSSSVLQDEQEEMPTLSPQLTSVNKESAAKDSFLESCMNYFSASASGETATVKQEKTPGPNGLEDGVPEALHGTTEGEGCRTVVPRSKGEDGAVEPDSGNLTHVQRANLEKSDDSCTSGQLGMDCVMSDSQTALRDPGKEAGHSDEETPGRPQNSKETPKRKLLEAPADAMIDMGMFDKRRRASSEGVEDQGEQMNDFNLQTQRAFEQEFYERRRQEEQDRLLALQLQKELDKEERTLNRQKGSPDEYLLRTKPPRSLKDSSARKGSSKVAKDSKGSKTQAETNHHKTRKGSCNENWQSPARVRVKSPSIKEGKVLNCVVNTSDTNDICSLPKNKQKTILQMFKSPVAE, from the exons ATGTCGAAGAAATCCAAGGCCCCGCTTTCCTTGTCTGACTGCCTGTGCCAAATCTGCATGGAGATCTTTGTGGAGCCTGTCACGCTGCCGTGCAGCCATACCCTCTGTAATTCCTGCTTCCAGATGACAGTGGAAAAGGCCAGTCTTTGTTGCCCCTTTTGTAGGCGTCGAGTCTCCTCCTGGGCACGGTACAATACCCGCAGAAATACTCTTATCAACTGGGAACTCTGGGAGAAGATTCAGAAGAATTACCCAGAGGAGTGCGAGCGGAGGATTAACGGACAGGATTTGGATGAGGAAA TCTGTGTCCCCAAGCCACAGCACCAGCTGAGCAAGCCTGGGGAGCTGAGGCAGGAATATGAAGCAGAGATTAGTAAG GTGGAGGCAGAAAGGCGAGCACATGAACAGGAGGAGAACAAAGCGAGTGAGGAATACATCCAGcggctgctggcagaggaagaggaggagcacaGGCTggcagaagagagaaggaaggagatggagaagcagctgaagCAAGATGAAGAGCTGGCCTGGCAACTCAGTAACAGTCTG AATGAAGATCCTGAGGAACACGTGCCTGGCGGCCCATCACCAGCACACAGCCTCTCCCTTCAGGCATCCCCACTGAACCTGAGCAAGGCAAAGAACAAACCAAGCAACTCTGGAGACATTCAGAA gtATCTGTCCCCAAAGAATTATGGTGTGTTGGGCTCAGCATCGTTCTCCAGTTCCACAGGAAGAGGCAGGAACAACTCTATCTCTGTG GAGACCAACGGCAAtgaaggcagcagctctgtgctgcaggatgaGCAAGAGGAAATGCCAACCCTGTCTCCACAGCTGACCAGTGTAAATAAAGAATCTGCTGCTAAGGATTCATTTTTGGAATCGTGCATGAACTATTTCAGTGCCTCAGCTTCAGGTGAAACTGCCACTGTCAAGCAGGAAAAAACACCAGGACCTAATGGTTTAGAAGATGGAGTTCCAGAGGCACTTCATGGAACCACAGAAGGGGAAGGGTGTAGGACAGTTGTTCCTAGATCCAAAGGAGAAGATGGTGCAGTTGAGCCAGACAGTGGCAATTTAACACATGTCCAAAGGGCAAACCTTGAAAAATCTGATGACTCTTGTACCTCTGGTCAGTTAGGAATGGATTGTGTGATGTCTGACAGCCAGACTGCGTTGCGTGATCCGGGGAAGGAGGCTGGACACTCAGATGAAGAGACACCAGGGAGACCACAGAACTCTAAGGAGACTCCCAAAAGGAAGTTACTGGAGGCCCCAGCTGATGCTATGATTGACATGGGCATGTTTGATAAGAGGAGAAGAGCCTCTTCGGAAGGTGTAGAAGACCAAGGAGAGCAGATGAATGATTTTAACTTGCAGACACAAAGAGCCTTTGAGCAGGAGTTCTACGAAAGGcgcaggcaggaggagcaggacaggctcctggctctgcagctgcagaaggagctCGACAAGGAGGAGAGGACACTTAACAGGCAGAAGGGCTCTCCAGACGAGTATCTGCTGCGCACCAAACCACCTCGGTCCCTGAAAGACTCCTCTGCCAGGAAGGGAAGTTCCAAGGTGGCAAAAGACTCCAAGGGATCAAAAACACAGGCTGAAACCAATCACCACAAGACTAGGAAAGGTTCCTGCAATGAAAACTGGCAGTCCCCTGCCAGGGTCCGGGTGAAATCCCCCAGCATCAAGGAAGGAAAGGTTTTGAATTGTGTGGTTAATACCAGTGACACAAATGATATTTGTTCACTGCCTAAGAACAAGCAAAAGACAATCCTGCAGATGTTTAAAAGCCCTGTTGCAGAGTAG